The following proteins are encoded in a genomic region of Gimesia algae:
- a CDS encoding diphosphate--fructose-6-phosphate 1-phosphotransferase has product MASPKNMIVAQSGGPSPVINNSLRGLVETARDLPEIGTIYAGWHGIEGVLKEELLNLSGQSPEEIALLRVTPAAGSVGTCRYKLKEHQNEDFDRIVEVFKAHNIGYFCYIGGNDSMDTANKVAQMATERGVDIVGIGVPKTIDNDVGDSEFKLIDHTPGYGSTARYWMSMVQMANEENRGSCPADPVLVLQAMGRKIGFIPAAARLADPQRKIPMQIYLAENPVSIEQIHAQVNDQLKKDGRLIVVVSEGLSLGDIGETKDSFGHTQFSSSQLTVAQLLVNELNQRGLAVKGAARANIPGTDQRHNIAYASTVDLDEAYGAGQKAALLAAAGESGYMSTILRAEGPGYNIRYDKVPLPEVANSERAFPKNWITADGMDVTDDFVKYCKPLVGNDWPSIPMINGRMRLAQLQPLFSDQKLPKYLPQADR; this is encoded by the coding sequence GTGGCAAGTCCTAAGAATATGATTGTGGCACAATCTGGTGGTCCTTCACCAGTTATCAATAACAGCCTGCGAGGGTTAGTCGAAACAGCCCGGGATCTCCCGGAAATCGGCACAATCTATGCAGGTTGGCATGGAATTGAAGGGGTTCTCAAAGAAGAACTGCTCAATTTAAGTGGTCAGTCACCAGAAGAAATTGCTCTGTTAAGAGTCACACCTGCCGCTGGTTCAGTGGGAACCTGTCGCTATAAGCTGAAAGAACATCAGAACGAAGACTTTGACCGGATCGTGGAAGTCTTCAAGGCTCATAACATCGGATATTTCTGCTATATTGGCGGAAATGACTCGATGGACACCGCGAATAAAGTCGCCCAGATGGCAACCGAACGTGGCGTGGACATCGTCGGAATCGGCGTCCCCAAAACCATCGACAACGATGTGGGAGACAGCGAATTCAAACTGATCGATCACACTCCCGGTTACGGCAGTACAGCCCGCTACTGGATGAGCATGGTACAGATGGCCAACGAAGAAAACCGGGGGAGCTGCCCGGCTGACCCCGTTCTGGTTCTGCAGGCTATGGGACGCAAAATCGGCTTTATTCCTGCTGCGGCCCGTCTGGCTGACCCGCAACGAAAAATTCCCATGCAGATTTATCTTGCAGAGAATCCGGTCAGCATCGAGCAGATTCACGCCCAGGTCAATGACCAGCTCAAAAAAGATGGCCGCCTGATCGTCGTTGTAAGTGAAGGTCTTTCGCTGGGAGACATCGGCGAAACCAAAGACTCCTTTGGTCATACCCAGTTCAGCTCCAGCCAGCTGACCGTCGCGCAATTGCTCGTGAATGAATTAAATCAACGTGGACTGGCCGTTAAAGGCGCCGCCCGAGCCAATATCCCCGGTACTGACCAGCGTCATAATATCGCCTATGCATCCACCGTCGACCTGGACGAAGCTTATGGAGCAGGGCAGAAAGCCGCCTTACTGGCTGCCGCCGGCGAGTCAGGTTATATGTCCACGATCCTGCGGGCAGAAGGTCCTGGCTACAATATCCGTTATGACAAAGTACCTTTACCTGAAGTGGCAAACAGCGAACGTGCCTTCCCCAAGAACTGGATCACCGCGGACGGGATGGATGTCACCGATGATTTTGTCAAATACTGTAAGCCACTGGTTGGTAACGACTGGCCCAGCATCCCCATGATCAATGGCCGTATGCGACTGGCTCAGTTACAGCCTCTGTTCTCGGACCAGAAATTACCAAAATATTTACCTCAGGCTGACAGGTAA
- a CDS encoding HAD family hydrolase produces the protein MSDNPLDTNFKKKSEFLIGIDSDGCAFDSMEIKHKECFIPNFINYFGLQPISKYAREAAEFTNLYSKWRGANRFISYTLALDLLEERPEVLSRNVKIPKLQGVRDWIQRETKLGNPTLTAEVEKTKDPDLELALKWSLAVNDMIADMVHDVPPYPNVRESLIKLDPVADMIVCSATPNEALNKEWEEHDIAQYVDAICGQEAGSKKETLGQAKACGYDSDKVLMIGDAPGDMKAAEAVGALFYPINPGAEEASWERFIGEACDKFLNGEFAGEYQQKIIAEFDSYLPELPPWKR, from the coding sequence GTGTCGGATAATCCGTTGGACACCAACTTTAAGAAAAAGAGCGAGTTTTTGATCGGCATTGATTCAGATGGTTGCGCTTTTGATTCGATGGAAATTAAACATAAAGAGTGTTTCATTCCTAATTTCATCAATTACTTTGGCTTGCAGCCTATTTCAAAATATGCCCGTGAAGCAGCTGAGTTCACGAACCTGTACTCCAAATGGCGCGGTGCCAACCGGTTTATTTCTTATACTCTGGCGCTCGACCTGCTGGAAGAACGACCGGAAGTCCTGTCCCGTAACGTAAAGATCCCGAAGTTGCAGGGAGTTCGTGATTGGATTCAACGGGAAACCAAACTGGGCAATCCCACATTGACCGCTGAAGTGGAAAAGACCAAAGATCCTGATCTGGAACTGGCTCTGAAGTGGTCACTGGCTGTCAATGACATGATTGCCGACATGGTTCACGATGTGCCCCCCTATCCCAACGTCAGAGAGAGTCTCATCAAACTGGACCCGGTGGCTGATATGATTGTCTGCTCTGCGACTCCCAACGAGGCACTCAACAAAGAGTGGGAAGAGCACGATATCGCTCAGTACGTGGATGCCATCTGTGGTCAGGAAGCGGGTAGCAAAAAAGAAACACTGGGACAGGCCAAAGCCTGCGGATACGACTCGGACAAAGTTCTGATGATCGGAGATGCTCCCGGCGATATGAAAGCAGCAGAAGCGGTCGGTGCTTTATTCTATCCGATTAACCCCGGAGCAGAAGAAGCCAGCTGGGAACGCTTCATCGGTGAAGCCTGTGACAAGTTCCTCAATGGCGAGTTTGCCGGCGAATACCAGCAGAAAATCATCGCGGAATTCGACAGTTATCTTCCTGAGTTACCTCCCTGGAAACGATAA
- the gnd gene encoding decarboxylating NADP(+)-dependent phosphogluconate dehydrogenase produces MSKHDIGLVGLAVMGQNLVLNMANHGYSVGVFNRTTSVTDEFISSKTDDQKITGYHTLKELVDNLAAPRKVMLMVKAGPAVDSIINDLKGMLSPGDIIIDGGNTHFDDTNRRTKEVEDAGLLFIGTGVSGGEEGALKGPSIMPGGSPAGWPHVKSILQDISAKVGENNDIPCCEWVGEAGAGHYVKMVHNGIEYGDMQLICESYYILKHALGLTNQELYKVFDEWNQGELESYLIEITRDIFTVIDEETGEYLVDEILDTAKQKGTGKWMSQHALDLGVPTTLITEAVYARCLSAQKDARVRASKILSGPDKKFEGDREQFIEDVRQALYASKLCSYAQGYVQLNSAAEHFGWNLNNGDIALLWRGGCIIRSTFLQDIKAAFDKNPQLENLLLDDFFRNAVEKAQPSWRRAVATAVELGLPVPSFTAALSYFDGYRQARLPANLLQAQRDYFGAHTYQRTDKEGTFHTDWIRERRLDS; encoded by the coding sequence ATGTCAAAACACGATATCGGCCTGGTAGGTCTGGCAGTGATGGGACAGAACCTGGTACTGAATATGGCAAATCACGGCTATTCGGTCGGTGTTTTTAACCGGACGACCAGTGTCACCGACGAATTTATCAGCAGCAAAACCGATGATCAGAAGATAACCGGCTACCATACCTTGAAAGAACTGGTTGATAACCTGGCAGCGCCCCGCAAGGTGATGCTGATGGTCAAGGCTGGTCCTGCCGTCGATTCGATCATTAACGATCTGAAAGGCATGCTGAGCCCTGGCGACATCATCATCGATGGTGGAAACACTCACTTTGATGACACCAACCGACGCACGAAAGAAGTCGAAGACGCCGGCCTGTTGTTTATCGGAACCGGAGTCTCCGGTGGTGAAGAGGGCGCTCTCAAAGGCCCGAGCATCATGCCTGGTGGATCTCCCGCTGGCTGGCCTCACGTCAAATCTATCCTGCAGGACATCTCTGCCAAGGTAGGAGAAAACAATGATATTCCCTGCTGCGAATGGGTAGGGGAAGCTGGTGCAGGCCACTATGTCAAAATGGTCCATAACGGGATCGAGTACGGCGACATGCAGCTGATCTGCGAATCCTACTACATCCTCAAACACGCACTGGGACTGACAAACCAGGAATTGTACAAGGTGTTCGATGAGTGGAATCAGGGTGAACTCGAAAGCTATCTGATTGAAATCACCCGTGATATTTTCACCGTGATTGATGAAGAAACAGGTGAGTATCTGGTCGATGAAATCCTGGATACTGCAAAACAGAAGGGAACCGGAAAGTGGATGAGCCAGCATGCTCTGGATCTGGGTGTGCCCACCACGCTGATTACCGAAGCCGTTTATGCACGCTGCCTGTCAGCACAGAAAGACGCTCGCGTGCGTGCATCCAAAATCCTCAGTGGACCAGATAAAAAGTTCGAAGGCGACCGGGAACAGTTCATCGAAGACGTACGCCAGGCGTTGTATGCATCGAAATTATGCAGTTACGCCCAGGGTTATGTTCAACTGAACTCCGCCGCCGAACACTTTGGCTGGAACTTGAATAATGGGGATATCGCTCTCTTGTGGCGGGGTGGCTGTATTATTCGCTCCACTTTCCTGCAGGATATTAAAGCTGCCTTTGATAAAAACCCACAACTGGAAAACCTGCTGCTGGACGACTTCTTCCGCAATGCCGTCGAAAAAGCTCAACCCAGTTGGAGACGCGCTGTCGCCACCGCTGTCGAACTCGGTCTTCCTGTTCCCAGCTTTACAGCCGCTCTGAGCTACTTTGATGGATATCGTCAGGCTCGGCTGCCGGCCAACCTGCTGCAGGCTCAACGGGATTACTTTGGTGCTCACACCTACCAGCGAACGGATAAGGAAGGTACGTTCCACACTGACTGGATTCGTGAACGCCGTCTGGATTCTTAA
- a CDS encoding MBL fold metallo-hydrolase: MRIVLLGTGGYHPNQRRHTACLMLPELGVIFDAGTSFFRVQQFLQTRDLQIFLTHAHLDHIVGLSFFLVPMLTDQVDSVKLYGEASKLAAIQTHLFCDEIFPLLPDYDFTPLPETVSVPEQGILKHIPLEHPGGSVGYRIDWPGHSLAYITDTANPEQHLEFVKGVDLLIHECYFPDDMAEWADKTGHSHTTPVAELARAANVRKLVLTHIDPQKTGDDPIGIKVAQQIFPNTILGEDLMELEF, from the coding sequence ATGCGAATTGTCTTGCTGGGAACTGGTGGATATCACCCGAATCAACGCCGCCATACCGCCTGTCTGATGCTTCCCGAGCTGGGAGTGATCTTTGACGCCGGTACCAGTTTCTTCCGCGTTCAACAATTTCTCCAGACACGAGATCTGCAGATTTTCCTCACCCATGCCCACCTTGATCATATTGTAGGGCTCTCATTTTTTCTGGTCCCCATGCTCACTGACCAGGTCGATTCCGTGAAACTCTATGGCGAAGCCTCCAAGCTTGCTGCTATCCAGACACACCTGTTTTGTGATGAAATCTTTCCCCTGCTACCCGATTACGACTTCACGCCACTTCCAGAAACCGTATCAGTCCCAGAGCAGGGGATCCTGAAACACATACCTCTGGAACATCCTGGTGGATCGGTCGGTTATCGCATCGACTGGCCCGGACATTCTCTGGCTTATATCACAGATACAGCCAATCCAGAGCAACATCTGGAATTCGTAAAAGGCGTCGATCTCCTCATTCATGAATGTTATTTTCCAGATGACATGGCCGAATGGGCCGACAAAACCGGCCACAGTCACACAACTCCGGTAGCCGAACTCGCACGGGCTGCCAATGTAAGGAAGCTGGTTCTGACACACATCGACCCGCAAAAGACGGGCGACGATCCCATTGGAATCAAGGTCGCTCAACAAATCTTTCCCAATACAATTCTGGGTGAAGATTTGATGGAACTGGAATTTTAA
- a CDS encoding ferredoxin--NADP reductase → MNPSNPPTGQSTPEIEELRNKYYNASVMDLRMPHNHLMIVRIKPDEDVPRFSGGQYTTLGLGSWEHRVDGGPLAELEKPKLIRRAYSISCPMLDLQGDLLANDEIDYLEFYITLVLRPDSNDPPLTPRLFRLKEGDRLHLGKKPVGTYTLKPVEPGDHVIFAGTGTGEAPHNSMSIELLKRGHTGHIVSMTCVRYTGDLGYLDQQEQLQKKFSHYRYGAFTTREPENIDENHPSYVGKQYLQDIIQPERFQETFGWSPDPEKTHVFLCGNPSMIGLPEKNQKGELVFPDTKGMVELLTDQGYKLSTPKNPGNIHFEKYW, encoded by the coding sequence ATGAATCCATCGAATCCTCCGACCGGGCAATCGACTCCAGAAATTGAAGAACTAAGAAACAAATACTATAACGCCTCCGTAATGGATTTGCGTATGCCGCACAACCACTTGATGATTGTGCGCATTAAGCCAGACGAAGATGTCCCCCGTTTCTCCGGCGGTCAGTACACGACGCTGGGGCTGGGCTCATGGGAGCACCGCGTTGATGGCGGCCCATTGGCCGAGTTAGAAAAGCCGAAACTCATTCGCCGTGCATATTCTATCTCTTGCCCGATGCTGGATCTGCAGGGAGATCTACTGGCCAATGACGAGATTGATTATCTGGAGTTTTACATCACTCTGGTACTACGTCCCGATAGTAATGATCCCCCACTCACCCCGAGGCTGTTTCGTCTCAAAGAGGGAGATCGTCTGCATCTGGGGAAAAAACCTGTAGGAACCTATACGCTGAAACCGGTTGAACCCGGCGATCACGTGATCTTTGCCGGCACAGGAACCGGCGAAGCGCCTCACAATTCGATGAGTATTGAATTGTTAAAACGTGGTCATACAGGACACATCGTTTCCATGACCTGTGTCCGCTACACAGGCGACCTGGGATATCTCGATCAGCAGGAACAGCTGCAAAAAAAGTTTTCCCATTATCGTTACGGTGCCTTCACCACACGCGAGCCGGAAAATATTGACGAGAATCACCCGTCCTATGTGGGTAAACAGTACCTCCAGGATATCATCCAACCCGAACGATTTCAGGAAACGTTTGGCTGGTCACCAGACCCGGAAAAAACACATGTATTTCTCTGCGGAAACCCTTCCATGATCGGGCTTCCCGAAAAAAATCAAAAAGGGGAACTGGTATTCCCGGATACCAAGGGAATGGTAGAACTGCTCACGGATCAGGGATACAAGCTTTCCACTCCCAAAAACCCGGGTAACATCCACTTCGAGAAGTACTGGTAA
- a CDS encoding methyltransferase domain-containing protein translates to MTKETSTSKFLSQDLLEILRTPDVCHPLEANEPEQQLIDTQTGQTYPVVNGIPRFVEQEHLSSFGLQWNKYEVAHADEDRATFTAKTGMELGELKGLKILDAGCGGGRYCKVAAEAGGIVFGADHTTAVEKAQQLNAHLEQVNLVQADLKHLPFEPESFDFVFSIGVMHHDKNTRAVFDAVAHMVKPGGKYSVWLYRRNQWWQEWLNSGLRKITTQMSPEKLEPWCRLGAWLGGLPVINKVLNKIVNFSNHPNWENRVCDTFDWFAPAYQYHHTTEELKSWFEQAGFENLKVLPPEKTGRFYLWYYHHNLLIGSGVNIQGTRSSSDVASI, encoded by the coding sequence ATGACGAAAGAAACATCAACCAGCAAATTTCTTTCTCAGGATCTCCTGGAAATATTGAGAACCCCGGATGTGTGTCATCCTCTCGAAGCCAATGAGCCAGAACAACAGCTGATTGATACCCAGACCGGTCAGACATATCCGGTTGTAAATGGAATTCCCCGCTTTGTCGAACAGGAACACCTCTCCAGTTTCGGTCTGCAGTGGAATAAATACGAAGTGGCACACGCTGACGAAGACCGGGCCACGTTCACAGCGAAAACCGGCATGGAACTGGGCGAACTGAAAGGTCTGAAAATTCTGGATGCCGGTTGTGGCGGCGGTCGCTACTGTAAAGTCGCAGCCGAAGCAGGGGGTATCGTCTTTGGCGCAGACCACACGACGGCCGTCGAGAAAGCGCAACAGCTGAACGCACACCTCGAACAAGTAAACCTGGTCCAGGCTGATTTGAAGCATCTGCCTTTTGAACCCGAATCATTTGATTTTGTGTTCTCGATCGGCGTCATGCATCACGATAAGAATACTCGCGCGGTCTTCGACGCAGTGGCTCACATGGTCAAGCCCGGCGGAAAATACTCCGTCTGGCTGTATCGCAGGAATCAGTGGTGGCAGGAATGGCTCAACAGCGGGTTACGAAAAATCACAACGCAGATGTCACCAGAAAAGCTGGAACCCTGGTGTCGCCTGGGAGCCTGGCTGGGCGGTTTGCCGGTCATTAATAAGGTTCTCAATAAAATCGTCAATTTCAGTAACCACCCGAACTGGGAAAACCGCGTCTGCGATACATTTGACTGGTTTGCCCCCGCGTATCAGTATCATCATACGACTGAGGAACTCAAATCCTGGTTCGAACAGGCCGGGTTCGAAAATCTGAAAGTGCTGCCACCAGAGAAAACAGGCCGTTTCTATCTCTGGTATTATCACCATAACCTCCTGATCGGCAGTGGCGTCAATATCCAGGGAACCCGGTCCAGCAGCGATGTTGCCTCAATATAG